The Podospora pseudopauciseta strain CBS 411.78 chromosome 7 map unlocalized CBS411.78m_7.2, whole genome shotgun sequence genome contains a region encoding:
- a CDS encoding uncharacterized protein (COG:S; EggNog:ENOG503P00U) encodes MLKFGLVVLAFIGICSAQTGVELDRPMLGPPGSPPRRSPVAMLRFGCSQVVIERLDPLVNPGQNPSSHMHQIVGGNAFSASMPLEDISALSTCTTCHFQEDHSNYWTANLYFRARNGTYKRVPQMANEFNTGDNGGITVYYTSPAPNATTAFKPGFRMLAGDVNLRKSEGLGRNMQQCYRCYTKENFGGSMYSPCMDPVYDTDHLPKIPCPGGIRSNIIFPLCWDGVNLDSPNHKDHVAHPITGPTSFSVVGGECPKSHPVKIPQVMYEVMWDTRPFNNPEDWPEDGSQPLVLSNGDTTGYGQHGDYVFGWEKDSLQVAMDTGCYLRNCSSLTELPPKVKNQCQVPTSLLINSHTHRFIMAQAKTTSLVLADADHLIYNTSSTPPTAVYGLSTNIESLTYKDSSLNFSRALHQKTASSSTLESDPATQQEGDRLYNLVHPLNADYRTDIPAHFFLTCHSPSFSSVGNIKLATSKSLLSSKPDKIKAVHYPNRTASTSPLFPDEDVIEKVLFTCSKQTFGKGYTWTNSQNKEVAREEELKDGDAVKGRRLIFTSGQITQEEQDALVAVWVLKRWVEVAEEKEFKKEALDKLSPAEQAAMDMKWFKRAGGLAGLAAAGGAC; translated from the exons ATGTTGAAGTTTGGTCTTGTTGTCTTAGCCTTCATTGGCATCTGCTCCGCCCAGACGGGTGTCGAGCTCGACCGGCCTATGCTCGGTCCCCCTGGATCACCGCCACGCAGAAGCCCGGTTGCCATGTTGCGCTTTGGCTGCTCGCAGGTTGTGATTGAGCGTCTGGATCC ACTCGTCAACCCAGGCCaaaacccatcatcccacaTGCACCAAATCGTGGGAGGAAAcgccttctcggcctccatGCCCCTCGAAGACatctccgccctctccacctgcACGACCTGCCACTTCCAAGAAGACCACTCCAACTACTGGACCGCCAACCTCTACTTCCGCGCACGCAACGGCACCTACAAACGTGTTCCTCAGATGGCCAACGAGTTCAACACCGGCGACAACGGTGGTATTACCGTGTACTATACATCCCCAGCGCCGAATGCCACGACTGCTTTCAAGCCTGGCTTTCGCATGCTGGCCGGCGATGTGAACCTACGCAAGTCAGAGGGTCTCGGTCGGAACATGCAGCAGTGCTATCGGTGTTATACCAAGGAGAACTTTGGAGGGAGCATGTACAGCCCGTGCATGGACCCTGTTTATGATACGGACCATCTTCCCAAGATACCCTGTCCTGGCGGGATCAGGTCTAATATCATCTTTCCGCTGTGCTGGGATGGCGTCAACTTGGATAGTCCAAACCACAAGGATCACGTTGCGCATCCCATCACAGGACCAACATCGTTTTCCGTTGTCGGCGGAGAATGCCCCAAGTCACATCCTGTCAAGATACCGCAGGTCATGTACGAAGTGATGTGGGACACGAGACCGTTCAACAACCCGGAAGACTGGCCGGAGGATGGAAGTCAGCCTTTGGTGTTGTCGAATGGTGATAC AACCGGGTATGGCCAACATGGCGATTATGTCTTTGGCTGGGAAAAGGATTCCCTTCAAGTCGCGATGGACACGGGGTGTTATCTGCGAAATTGCAGTAGCTTGACTGAGCTGCCGCCAAAGGTCAAGAACCAGTGCCAGGTGCCG ACATCTCTCTTGATAAACTCCCATACTCACCGATTCATCATGGCACAAGCCAAAACAACTTCACTCGTCCTTGCTGACGCCGACCACCTCATCTACAacacctcttccacccctcccactgCAGTCTACGGCCTCAGCACGAACATCGAATCGCTCACTTACAAAGACTCCTCCCTGAACTTCAGTCGCGCGCTCCATCAAAAaacggcatcatcatcaacactcGAATCAGACCCCGCGACACAACAAGAAGGCGACCGCCTCTACAACCTCgtccaccccctcaacgcAGACTACCGCACCGACATCCCCGCccacttcttcctcaccTGCCATtccccatccttctcctccgtaGGCAACATTAAACTCGCCACCTCCaaatccctcctctccagcaaACCTGACAAGATCAAAGCGGTGCACTACCCCAACCGCACAGCATCGACCTCCCCACTATTCCCCGACGAAGATGTCATTGAAAAGGTTCTCTTCACATGCAGCAAACAAACATTTGGCAAGGGCTACACCTGGACAAACTCGCAAAACAAGGAAGTGGCACGAGAGGAAGAGCTCAAGGACGGGGATGCTGTCAAGGGCAGAAGGTTGATTTTCACAAGTGGACAAATCACCCAGGAGGAACAAGACGCCCTTGTTGCAGTTTGGGTTCTGAAACGGTGGGTGGAAgtggccgaggagaaggaattCAAGAAGGAAGCGCTGGACAAGCTGTCTCCAGCCGAGCAAGCGGCCATGGATATGAAGTGGTTCAAGcgggcgggggggttggccGGATTGGCGGCTGCGGGAGGGGCTTGCTGA
- a CDS encoding uncharacterized protein (COG:S; EggNog:ENOG503NYCV), translating into MKSLFLALPGLAHAALRFGCSTLTIERLDPVVEPGNNPSAHVHQVVGGNAFNATVDTSVDVGNRATCTTCIFSEDKSNYWTATLYFRARNGSYHKVPQYPNAVFHDGQVGGMTIYYTQQDFWDNGNQKITSFPPGFRMTVGSPTTETREQAQQYKGLRYTCLQDILTRGSETYDFPKQPCPAGIMAIHHFPACWDGKNLDSPDHQSHMFLTGHGGFRVADPCPASHPVRMPQVAYETMWDTSVFNDKDLWPEDGSQPFIWSTGDTKGYSTHADYLFGWEGDSLQRAMDSNCFFQRCSLGKYPEGVLKVQTPEEQNACKIETTVKEPVDGWLDYLPGKPETALRR; encoded by the exons ATGAAGTCCCTCTTCCTAGCCCTTCCGGGCCTGGCCCACGCGGCTCTTCGTTTCGGTTGCTCGACACTGACTATCGAGCGTCTCGACCCAGTTGTTGAGCCTGGGAATAACCCCTCTGCCCATGTTCACCAAGTCGTTGGTGGAAACGCGTTCAACGCTACTGTTGACACCTCGGTAGATGTTGGAAACCGCGCGACCTGCACCACCTGCATCTTTTCCGAAGACAAATCCAACTACTGGACCGCCACACTGTATTTCCGTGCCCGAAATGGATCATACCACAAGGTGCCCCAGTACCCCAACGCTGTCTTCCACGACGGACAAGTCGGTGGCATGACCATCTACTACACACAACAGGACTTCTGGGACAATGGAAACCAAAAGATCACGAGCTTCCCTCCTGGTTTCAGGATGACTGTTGGCAGCCCTACCACCGAGACTCGGGAGCAAGCCCAGCAGTACAAGGGGCTGAGGTACACCTGTCTACAAGACATTCTCACTCGTGGTAGTGAGACATATGACTTCCCCAAGCAGCCTTGCCCCGCTGGAATTATGGCTATTCATCACTTCCCCGC TTGCTGGGATGGCAAGAACCTGGACTCACCCGATCACCAATCCCACATGTTCCTCACCGGTCACGGCGGGTTCCGAGTTGCCGACCCTTGCCCGGCTTCCCACCCCGTCCGCATGCCCCAAGTTGCGTATGAGACCATGTGGGACACTTCTGTGTTCAACGACAAGGACCTTTGGCCTGAGGATGGTTCGCAGCCGTTTATCTGGTCAACTGGTGATACAAAGGGGTACTCCACCCACGCTGACTACTTGTTTGGCTGGGAGGGTGACTCGCTGCAGAGGGCCATGGATTCCAACTGCTTCTTCCAACGGTGCTCGCTGGGCAAGTATCCAGAGGGTGTGCTCAAAGTCCAGACACCCGAGGAGCAGAATGCTTGCAAGATTGAAACGACGGTCAAAGAGCCGGTGGATGGCT GGCTTGACTACCTTCCTGGCAAGCCGGAGACTGCTCTGCGTCGCTAA